From a single Micromonospora pallida genomic region:
- a CDS encoding sulfatase-like hydrolase/transferase: MSLRLGAAAATATLGCTALAATGTAAAPIDTATPAGPGRPNIVFVLADDLGWADVSTGLANKGSGNPYNETHTIDRLAQEGIAFDNAYGGPNCVPTRAAILTGLYAPRPANNLYLVGDLDRGGDDTLLDGASQGLPDGDDALPAEAYTVGEALRDAGYATGYVGKFHVTKTADQITTDFGFEENLGGSNSGHASEYHAIDGTFNNSVGPALDRFAADYTQQYVDENIKPHSHGVTDAALDALVGTDKHVTDAVADATIDFIDRHKNEPFFTWVSNYAIHTPIGAKQPRADLLAKYRAKPAVPGHPANAPYSALLEGLDQGLARLVHHLETTPDPRNPGHPLADNTIVVVTSDNGGTANADNGWLSGYKGELREGGLRVPTAVWSKGEHLVDGGVVDSTPVHAVDYLPTFASLAGANLPRGLRPDGTDVSGIWRNANAELGARPLFWHLPGYLIAGVRDQRPETVIRSGPWKLSYHYETQDWDLYHLDSDIGETTDLATAYPDVTWRLGSRLIRWLDDVDAPLATLRDGKAPITVTVQGTAYSDGKITHYDAPTALTVRPGDEVPVLLPTAVTGR, from the coding sequence TTGTCCCTGAGACTGGGCGCGGCTGCCGCCACCGCCACCCTGGGCTGCACCGCGCTCGCCGCCACCGGCACCGCCGCCGCACCGATCGACACCGCCACGCCGGCCGGCCCCGGGCGGCCCAACATCGTGTTCGTGCTCGCCGACGATCTGGGCTGGGCCGATGTCAGCACCGGCCTGGCGAACAAGGGGTCGGGCAACCCCTACAACGAGACCCACACCATCGACCGCCTCGCCCAGGAGGGCATCGCGTTCGACAACGCCTACGGCGGCCCCAACTGCGTGCCGACCCGGGCCGCCATCCTCACCGGGCTCTACGCGCCCCGGCCGGCGAACAACCTCTACCTGGTCGGCGACCTCGACCGTGGCGGGGACGACACCCTGCTGGACGGTGCGTCGCAGGGACTCCCCGACGGCGACGACGCGCTGCCGGCCGAGGCCTACACCGTCGGCGAGGCGCTGCGCGACGCCGGCTACGCGACCGGATACGTCGGCAAGTTCCACGTGACCAAGACCGCCGACCAGATCACCACCGACTTCGGGTTCGAGGAGAACCTGGGCGGCTCGAACTCGGGCCACGCCAGCGAGTACCACGCCATCGACGGTACGTTCAACAACAGCGTCGGTCCGGCGCTGGACAGGTTCGCGGCCGACTACACCCAGCAGTACGTCGACGAGAACATCAAGCCGCACTCCCACGGCGTGACCGACGCGGCCCTGGACGCCCTCGTCGGCACCGACAAGCACGTGACCGACGCCGTGGCGGACGCGACCATCGACTTCATCGACCGCCACAAGAACGAGCCGTTCTTCACCTGGGTCAGCAACTACGCGATCCACACGCCGATCGGCGCCAAGCAGCCCCGCGCCGACCTGCTCGCGAAGTACCGAGCCAAGCCGGCCGTGCCCGGCCATCCGGCCAACGCGCCGTACTCCGCGCTGCTGGAGGGGCTCGACCAGGGGCTGGCCCGCCTCGTGCACCACCTCGAGACCACCCCGGATCCCCGCAACCCGGGGCACCCGCTGGCGGACAACACCATCGTGGTCGTCACCTCCGACAACGGCGGGACCGCGAACGCCGACAACGGCTGGCTCAGCGGCTACAAGGGTGAACTGCGGGAGGGCGGACTGCGGGTGCCCACCGCCGTGTGGAGCAAGGGCGAGCACCTGGTCGACGGCGGTGTGGTCGACTCGACGCCGGTCCACGCGGTCGACTACCTGCCGACGTTCGCGTCGCTGGCCGGCGCGAACCTGCCCAGGGGCCTGCGCCCCGACGGGACGGACGTCAGCGGAATCTGGCGCAACGCGAACGCTGAACTCGGCGCCCGTCCGCTCTTCTGGCACCTGCCCGGATACCTGATCGCGGGCGTCCGTGACCAGCGCCCCGAGACGGTGATCCGGTCGGGGCCGTGGAAGCTCAGCTACCACTACGAGACCCAGGACTGGGACCTCTACCACCTGGACAGCGACATCGGCGAGACCACCGACCTGGCCACGGCGTACCCCGACGTCACCTGGCGGCTCGGCAGCCGGCTGATCCGCTGGCTCGACGACGTCGACGCGCCGCTGGCCACGCTGCGCGACGGCAAGGCCCCGATCACCGTCACCGTCCAGGGCACGGCGTACTCGGACGGGAAGATCACCCACTACGACGCGCCGACCGCGCTGACCGTCCGGCCCGGCGACGAGGTGCCGGTGCTGCTGCCCACGGCGGTCACCGGCCGATGA
- a CDS encoding sulfatase-like hydrolase/transferase produces the protein MITRRQLLAGTAAGLGVAALPSIATAAPETTGRPRPNIVLVLVDDLGYGELGAYGQRVIATPRLDRLAAEGLRFTDAYSAAAVCAPSRSALLTGLHAGHGPVRNNPAGNPESVAFADGDTTFAEVLRARGYRTGLFGKWGFGPERGDQPSHPNARGFDEFLGYITHGHAHDYYPSYLWQNGDRLELPENTGSDTTFAPDLFQERALAFIRAHRAEPFLLVVTPNLPHAPSDVPSQEPYADEDWPAADRGHAAQVTRLDRYVGELVDELAAQGLIESTVVLFTSDNGPHEEGGFDPDRFDASGPLTGYKRNLHEGGVRIPLLAWGPGRIQPGVTDRITQQTDLLPTLADLAGVPGPRDIDGRSFSSLLQPRPTAAAAQPYLYFWRLDNGNTRRARAVDGDRLPRAAEAVREGNWKAIRWAPGRDRTVPDDQWQVELYDLAGDLGETTDLAAAHPEVAARLVGLLRQSWVDEVTREGYGVEFDAPDLLLPGVTYQLTATLANGSAVPWTGARLVLSAPEGWSVEPATSQGLGRLAPGARVSVTWRVRVPETSTAEQWLLTVSGYAVARDAPLTFRAERRFTPPPPAPTTDAYLSDLPWLSAVNGWGPVERDTSNGKQAADDGTPISFGGTSYAKGLGVHSYSEVTYHLGGRVARFTSVVGIDDFSARQSTRGNTIAEVWADDRLVHTSGVLRASTGPEPVDVDVRGARLLRLVVRAADAGNGFNHTSWADAFVRLG, from the coding sequence ATGATCACTCGTCGTCAACTCCTCGCCGGCACCGCCGCCGGCCTCGGAGTCGCGGCACTCCCGTCCATCGCGACCGCCGCGCCGGAGACCACCGGACGGCCCCGACCGAACATCGTGCTCGTACTGGTCGACGACCTCGGCTACGGCGAGCTCGGCGCGTACGGGCAGCGCGTCATCGCCACGCCGCGCCTGGACCGGCTCGCCGCCGAGGGGCTGCGCTTCACCGACGCGTACTCAGCGGCGGCGGTCTGCGCGCCCTCCCGCTCGGCGCTGCTGACCGGCCTGCACGCCGGTCACGGGCCGGTCCGCAACAATCCGGCGGGCAACCCCGAGTCGGTCGCCTTCGCCGACGGTGACACCACCTTCGCGGAGGTGCTCCGCGCCCGGGGCTACCGGACGGGGCTGTTCGGCAAGTGGGGCTTCGGTCCCGAGCGCGGCGACCAACCCAGCCACCCCAACGCCCGAGGGTTCGACGAGTTCCTGGGCTACATCACGCACGGCCACGCCCACGACTACTACCCGTCCTACCTGTGGCAGAACGGTGACCGGCTCGAACTGCCCGAGAACACCGGGTCCGACACGACCTTCGCCCCCGACCTGTTCCAGGAGCGGGCGCTCGCGTTCATCCGGGCCCACCGCGCCGAGCCGTTCCTGCTCGTGGTCACCCCGAACCTCCCACACGCCCCGAGCGACGTCCCCAGCCAGGAGCCGTACGCCGACGAGGACTGGCCGGCGGCGGACCGCGGCCACGCGGCCCAGGTCACCCGGCTCGACCGGTACGTCGGTGAGCTGGTCGACGAACTCGCCGCGCAGGGCCTGATCGAGTCCACGGTGGTCCTGTTCACCAGCGACAACGGCCCGCACGAGGAGGGCGGCTTCGACCCGGACCGGTTCGACGCGAGCGGCCCCCTCACCGGGTACAAGCGGAACCTGCACGAGGGCGGCGTCCGGATCCCGTTGCTCGCCTGGGGGCCGGGCCGGATCCAGCCCGGGGTGACCGACCGGATCACCCAGCAGACCGACCTGCTCCCCACCCTGGCCGACCTGGCCGGCGTCCCCGGACCGCGCGACATCGACGGCCGATCGTTCAGCTCGCTGCTCCAGCCGCGTCCGACGGCCGCCGCCGCGCAGCCGTACCTCTACTTCTGGCGGCTCGACAACGGCAACACCAGGCGCGCCCGCGCGGTCGACGGCGACCGCCTACCGCGCGCCGCCGAGGCGGTACGCGAAGGCAACTGGAAGGCGATCCGCTGGGCGCCGGGCCGGGACCGGACCGTGCCGGACGACCAGTGGCAGGTGGAGCTCTACGACCTGGCCGGTGACCTCGGCGAGACGACCGACCTGGCCGCCGCCCACCCCGAGGTCGCGGCCCGGCTGGTCGGCCTGCTGCGGCAGTCCTGGGTGGACGAGGTCACCCGCGAGGGTTACGGCGTCGAGTTCGACGCGCCGGACCTGCTGCTTCCCGGCGTCACCTACCAGCTCACCGCCACCCTCGCGAACGGCTCGGCGGTGCCCTGGACCGGCGCTCGGCTGGTGCTCTCCGCGCCCGAGGGGTGGTCCGTCGAGCCGGCGACCAGCCAGGGCCTCGGACGCCTCGCGCCCGGCGCCCGGGTGAGCGTCACCTGGCGGGTCCGGGTGCCGGAGACGAGCACGGCGGAGCAGTGGCTGCTGACCGTGTCGGGGTACGCCGTCGCCCGGGACGCGCCGCTCACCTTCCGCGCCGAGCGCCGCTTCACCCCGCCGCCGCCCGCGCCGACCACCGACGCGTACCTGAGCGATCTGCCCTGGCTGAGCGCGGTCAACGGTTGGGGCCCGGTGGAGCGGGACACCAGCAACGGCAAGCAGGCCGCCGACGACGGCACACCGATCTCCTTCGGCGGCACCAGCTACGCCAAGGGGCTCGGTGTGCACTCCTACTCCGAGGTCACCTACCACCTCGGCGGCCGGGTGGCCCGGTTCACCTCGGTCGTGGGAATCGACGACTTCAGCGCCCGGCAGAGCACGCGGGGCAACACGATCGCCGAGGTGTGGGCCGACGACCGGCTCGTCCACACCAGCGGTGTGCTGCGGGCGTCCACCGGCCCCGAGCCGGTGGACGTCGACGTCCGAGGGGCCCGGCTGCTGCGCCTGGTCGTGCGGGCCGCCGACGCCGGCAACGGCTTCAACCACACGTCCTGGGCGGACGCCTTCGTCCGGCTGGGCTGA
- a CDS encoding sulfate/molybdate ABC transporter ATP-binding protein yields MSIEIANVGKRFGGFVALDDVSVSIPAGQLTALLGPSGGGKSTLLRIIAGLERADTGRVEIDGVDATNLPPQKRNVGFVFQHYAAFKHLSVRRNVAFGLEIRKRDKDEIRQRVDELLALVHLEQFADRLPAQLSGGQRQRMALARALAVEPAVLLLDEPFGALDAKVRKELRDWLRRLHDEVHVTTVFVTHDQEEALEVADEIVVINEGRVEQIGSPDQLYDEPANEFVMRFLGPVTQLGDQLVRPHDLQIQTGESTAAGVPGQVTRITRIGFEIRVDITTADGQAVAVTLTRNEFLTLGLSVGDTVHVRIAPNSPTTTVADHGRAPSLATSA; encoded by the coding sequence TTGAGTATCGAGATCGCCAACGTCGGCAAGCGGTTCGGAGGCTTCGTCGCGCTCGACGACGTGTCGGTGAGCATCCCGGCGGGCCAGCTCACCGCGCTGCTCGGCCCGTCCGGCGGCGGCAAGTCCACGCTGCTGCGCATCATCGCCGGGCTGGAACGCGCGGACACCGGACGGGTCGAGATCGACGGCGTCGACGCGACCAACCTGCCGCCGCAGAAGCGCAACGTCGGATTCGTGTTCCAGCACTACGCGGCCTTCAAGCACCTCTCGGTGCGGCGCAACGTCGCCTTCGGACTGGAGATCCGCAAGCGGGACAAGGACGAGATCCGCCAGCGCGTCGACGAACTGCTCGCCCTGGTGCACCTGGAGCAGTTCGCCGACCGGCTTCCGGCGCAGCTCTCCGGCGGTCAGCGCCAGCGCATGGCGCTGGCTCGTGCGCTGGCCGTCGAACCGGCGGTGCTGCTGCTCGACGAGCCGTTCGGCGCCCTCGACGCGAAGGTCCGCAAGGAACTCCGGGACTGGCTGCGCCGGCTGCACGACGAGGTGCACGTCACCACCGTCTTCGTCACCCACGACCAGGAGGAGGCGCTCGAGGTCGCCGACGAGATCGTGGTGATCAACGAGGGCCGGGTGGAACAGATCGGCTCACCCGACCAGCTGTACGACGAGCCGGCCAACGAGTTCGTCATGCGCTTCCTCGGTCCGGTGACGCAACTCGGCGACCAACTGGTCCGGCCGCACGACCTCCAGATCCAGACCGGTGAGTCGACTGCCGCCGGTGTGCCCGGACAGGTCACCCGGATCACCCGCATCGGCTTCGAGATCCGGGTCGACATCACCACCGCCGACGGTCAGGCCGTCGCCGTGACCCTCACCCGCAACGAGTTCCTCACCCTCGGCCTCTCCGTCGGTGACACGGTGCACGTCCGGATCGCCCCGAACAGCCCCACCACTACTGTGGCGGACCACGGGCGCGCGCCGAGCCTCGCCACCTCCGCCTGA
- a CDS encoding formylglycine-generating enzyme family protein: MTSAHHHGTAGSTTPSCCAPGGLTTATDGLLQIGRRPQPTPSAREADRPRSTRGQVRLPGGAFAMGDAFGEGYPGDGEGPVHEVDLGAFTIDATSVTNAAFATFVKATGYVTEAETLGVSAVFHLQVKAERPDILGAATGTPWWLVVRGADWRHPYGPASSITQLQNHPVVQVSWNDARAYAAWAGKRLPTEAEWEYAARGGLAGARFPWGDDLLPRGRWNCNIWQGEFPRHNSTDDGFVGTAPVKQYAPNGYGLFNMVGNVWEWCADWFAADTYARRAGTRVVDPTGPAEPDVTGRRVMRGGSFLCHDSYCYRYRVAARSGNTPDSAASNVGFRCA; the protein is encoded by the coding sequence ATGACCTCGGCGCACCACCACGGCACCGCCGGGTCGACCACGCCGAGTTGCTGCGCCCCCGGTGGCCTGACCACGGCGACCGACGGGCTGCTCCAGATCGGCCGCCGCCCGCAGCCGACCCCCTCCGCCCGGGAGGCTGACCGGCCGCGCTCCACGCGTGGCCAGGTCCGCCTCCCGGGCGGGGCCTTCGCCATGGGCGACGCCTTCGGCGAGGGCTACCCGGGCGACGGGGAGGGGCCCGTGCACGAGGTCGACCTCGGCGCCTTCACCATCGACGCCACATCGGTCACCAACGCCGCCTTCGCGACCTTCGTCAAGGCCACCGGTTACGTCACCGAGGCCGAGACACTCGGCGTCTCCGCGGTCTTCCACCTTCAGGTGAAGGCAGAGCGTCCCGACATCCTCGGGGCCGCCACCGGGACCCCCTGGTGGCTCGTGGTCCGGGGTGCCGACTGGCGCCACCCGTACGGGCCGGCCTCCTCGATCACCCAGCTCCAGAACCACCCCGTGGTCCAGGTGAGCTGGAACGACGCCCGCGCGTACGCCGCGTGGGCGGGCAAGCGCCTGCCCACCGAGGCGGAGTGGGAGTACGCCGCCCGGGGCGGTCTGGCGGGGGCCCGGTTCCCCTGGGGCGACGACCTGCTCCCGCGCGGTCGGTGGAACTGCAACATCTGGCAGGGCGAGTTCCCCCGACACAACAGCACCGACGACGGCTTCGTCGGCACCGCGCCCGTCAAGCAGTACGCCCCCAACGGCTACGGCCTGTTCAACATGGTCGGGAACGTGTGGGAGTGGTGTGCGGACTGGTTCGCCGCCGACACCTACGCCCGGCGTGCCGGCACCCGCGTCGTCGATCCCACCGGGCCGGCGGAGCCGGACGTCACCGGCCGACGGGTGATGCGCGGCGGGTCGTTCCTGTGCCACGACTCCTACTGCTACCGGTACCGGGTGGCGGCCCGCTCCGGGAACACCCCGGACTCCGCAGCCTCCAACGTCGGCTTCCGCTGCGCCTGA
- the cysT gene encoding sulfate ABC transporter permease subunit CysT codes for MTSTALGADRPADTRRPARAGLPLGRASGLGLGVAMLWFSLLVLIPLAAVVVTASQGGWGGFWQTVTNEQTSAAIQLTVGTAFLVTLVNVVMGTLIAWVLVRDRFFGKRLLEILIDIPFALPTIVAGLVLLSLYGPTSPLGIDIANTRGAVFLAFLFVTLPFVVRTVQPVLAELDPEVEQAAASLGASRLTTFRRIILPSLTPAIAAGAALSFARGVSEYGSLVLLSGNLPMRTEVTSVRILSSIENDNPDSAAAVAVVLLAISFAVIVVLDLIQRKVVRRG; via the coding sequence GTGACCTCGACGGCACTGGGCGCGGACCGGCCGGCGGACACCCGCCGGCCGGCCCGCGCCGGCCTTCCGTTGGGCCGGGCCTCCGGCCTGGGGCTCGGCGTGGCGATGCTGTGGTTCAGCCTGCTGGTGCTGATCCCGCTGGCCGCCGTGGTGGTGACCGCGTCCCAGGGCGGCTGGGGCGGGTTCTGGCAGACGGTGACCAACGAGCAGACCTCGGCCGCCATCCAGCTCACCGTCGGCACCGCGTTCCTCGTGACGCTGGTCAACGTCGTGATGGGCACGCTCATCGCCTGGGTGCTGGTACGGGACCGGTTCTTCGGCAAGCGGCTGCTGGAGATCCTCATCGACATTCCCTTCGCGCTGCCGACGATCGTCGCCGGGCTGGTGCTGCTGTCCCTGTACGGCCCGACCAGCCCCCTGGGAATCGACATCGCCAACACACGGGGCGCCGTGTTCCTCGCCTTCCTGTTCGTGACGCTGCCGTTCGTCGTCCGGACCGTGCAGCCGGTGCTGGCCGAACTCGATCCGGAGGTGGAGCAGGCGGCGGCGTCGCTGGGCGCCAGCCGACTCACCACCTTCCGGCGGATCATCCTGCCGAGCCTCACCCCGGCCATCGCGGCGGGCGCCGCCCTCTCCTTCGCCCGGGGGGTCAGCGAGTACGGCTCACTGGTCCTGCTCTCCGGCAACCTGCCCATGCGGACCGAGGTGACGTCGGTGCGCATCCTCAGCAGCATCGAGAACGACAACCCGGACAGTGCGGCAGCGGTCGCGGTGGTGCTGCTGGCCATCTCCTTCGCCGTCATCGTCGTGCTCGACCTGATCCAGCGGAAGGTGGTGCGCCGTGGCTGA
- a CDS encoding sulfate ABC transporter permease, whose protein sequence is MAERSVATRTRPGERGLGRYVLRLLVVGYLFLLVAWPLYLVGRNAFADGFTDLNAILTDPDVVHALQLTVVIALVAVLVNTVFGVGVSILLVRYDFPGKRLLNALLDMPLSVSPIVVGLALVLVYSGRTGWFGPSLESAGMQIIFAVPGMVMATVFVALPLVIREVVPVLEEIGDEQEQAARSLGANSLQTFRRITLPSIKWGVIYGVVLSLARSLGEFGAVKVVSGNVLGQTRTATLVVEEKYLNFDKGGAYATAFLLALVAVASIIVVSALRPKESR, encoded by the coding sequence GTGGCTGAACGTTCCGTAGCGACCCGGACCCGCCCCGGCGAGCGGGGCCTCGGCCGTTACGTGCTGCGGCTGCTGGTCGTCGGCTACCTGTTCCTTCTCGTCGCGTGGCCGCTCTACCTCGTCGGACGCAACGCGTTCGCGGACGGGTTCACCGACCTGAACGCGATCCTCACCGACCCCGACGTGGTCCACGCGTTGCAGCTCACCGTGGTGATCGCGCTCGTCGCCGTGCTGGTCAACACGGTGTTCGGCGTCGGCGTGTCGATCCTGCTCGTCCGGTACGACTTCCCGGGCAAGCGGCTGCTCAACGCCCTGCTCGACATGCCGCTGTCGGTCTCCCCGATCGTCGTCGGCCTCGCCCTCGTGCTGGTCTACAGCGGTCGTACCGGCTGGTTCGGGCCGTCGCTCGAATCGGCGGGAATGCAGATCATCTTCGCCGTGCCGGGCATGGTGATGGCCACGGTGTTCGTGGCGCTGCCCCTGGTCATCCGGGAGGTCGTGCCGGTCCTCGAGGAGATCGGCGACGAACAGGAGCAGGCCGCCCGCAGCCTCGGCGCCAACAGCCTCCAGACGTTCCGGCGGATCACCCTGCCGTCGATCAAGTGGGGCGTGATCTACGGGGTCGTGCTGAGCCTCGCCCGGTCGCTGGGCGAGTTCGGGGCGGTCAAGGTCGTCTCCGGCAACGTGCTGGGCCAGACCCGCACGGCCACGCTCGTGGTCGAGGAGAAGTACCTGAACTTCGACAAGGGCGGCGCGTACGCCACCGCCTTCCTCCTCGCCCTCGTCGCGGTGGCCAGCATCATCGTCGTGTCCGCCCTTCGGCCAAAGGAATCCCGTTGA
- a CDS encoding sulfate ABC transporter substrate-binding protein, protein MKYRSRAAVALALVAGLALSACGGGGESAGASTTLNIVGYAVPEAANKAIAAEWNKTDAGKGVRFQTSYGASGDQSRAVVSGLKADYVHFSVSSDVTRLVDADLVDASWDDGPNKGIVSSSVVVLAVRKGNPKNIQGWDDLIKPGVGIVTPNPASSGAARWNALAAWGHIAANGGTDAQAEDYLNKLFTNVVALPNSGRDATTAFINGTGDVLLAYENETILARQNGEDLDWVLPATTILIENPGAVLKNADPKAKEWLDFVLGPEGQRQFARTGFRPIIDGVDTKGIEGAIDPNNPFPAPQKLLTVEKDFGSWSDLSKKFFDEKAGIVTKVIAASGKAK, encoded by the coding sequence ATGAAGTACAGAAGCAGGGCGGCCGTCGCACTCGCGCTCGTGGCCGGGCTGGCGCTGTCGGCCTGCGGGGGTGGCGGGGAGTCGGCGGGCGCGTCGACGACCCTGAACATCGTCGGTTACGCGGTGCCCGAGGCGGCGAACAAGGCGATCGCCGCCGAGTGGAACAAGACCGACGCGGGCAAGGGGGTCAGGTTCCAGACCTCGTACGGCGCCTCGGGTGACCAGAGCCGGGCGGTCGTCTCCGGCCTGAAGGCCGACTACGTCCACTTCTCCGTGAGCAGTGACGTGACCCGACTGGTCGACGCCGACCTGGTCGACGCAAGCTGGGACGACGGCCCGAACAAGGGCATCGTGTCGTCGTCGGTCGTCGTGCTGGCCGTCCGCAAGGGAAACCCGAAGAACATCCAGGGCTGGGACGACCTGATCAAGCCGGGCGTCGGGATCGTCACGCCCAACCCGGCCTCGTCCGGCGCCGCCCGCTGGAACGCGCTGGCCGCCTGGGGACACATCGCCGCGAACGGCGGGACCGACGCGCAGGCCGAGGACTACCTGAACAAGCTCTTCACGAACGTGGTGGCGCTGCCCAACAGCGGCCGGGACGCCACGACGGCCTTCATCAACGGTACGGGTGACGTCCTGCTCGCCTACGAGAACGAGACGATCCTGGCCCGGCAGAACGGCGAGGACCTCGACTGGGTCCTGCCCGCGACGACCATCCTGATCGAGAACCCGGGCGCGGTGCTCAAGAACGCGGACCCGAAGGCGAAGGAGTGGCTCGACTTCGTCCTGGGCCCCGAGGGACAGCGTCAGTTCGCGCGGACCGGCTTCCGCCCGATCATCGACGGCGTCGACACCAAGGGGATCGAGGGGGCGATCGACCCGAACAACCCGTTCCCGGCGCCGCAGAAGCTGCTCACCGTCGAGAAGGACTTCGGTAGCTGGTCCGATCTGTCCAAGAAGTTCTTCGACGAGAAGGCGGGCATCGTCACCAAGGTCATCGCGGCTTCCGGGAAGGCCAAGTGA